In one window of Drosophila mauritiana strain mau12 chromosome X, ASM438214v1, whole genome shotgun sequence DNA:
- the LOC117146433 gene encoding serine-rich adhesin for platelets isoform X2, producing MPRFRNETPEQPQYSDGEVVWVKIHNTEIWWPGEVTSSQDFRFVNTTRPPYAVVAFFNEKTFEQVSSPKLIYPFECEHKEEFIKRGKKKAEGIHMSDKFSDDVAIAESRSGRVYRSSMSSLEEFLKGPAPRPESIIKAWYSSNSNSSGVQSSNACSSGVPSAAGRKESTFHIMDLGRCSAIPPRDDEFECTMCDFHTKSMSVLLIHRRKHMESRSSYRSFSSNSTTYTATSPATRTDTRTASRTASRTASRTATSPATSPRRASRRAHTIVHEVNARKSRNNPVRCSSRHVSIMIDVPLTNEEHEKVMSIVDQTLASIELVVGSNAGSSAGSASESAPTRKSSSASSQAPAAVNTRRRTASTRDPRSQRSNQLRATMPAPQSPPAKQRRLTRSMSRRLQGASPVAVSSEILPPPVQVNSRRNARRRCTLAATTSAPVTPPRRGHPLRKTMTTSPSSTVSPRSAGRRKQPFSRARTTVTGDAHISTALSRTRMTVAGDAHISPALLTSPSINRAAGDKIESEKQAAEPNLPISPSPEPTSSMADIAQPNQNLQHMQSSIDASKQLQLSLMAEWGDDETDESMEEPPQPVEKETKIVKSLPAAEQHADEEEQEQEKTDGGAAKKRIRNIPKKDRRDVVVQEFDVQDSQQDLDDPEVDEPILIQDSDASSNGSVVFVEDEPRQRGRGVYSQSNGNVNVSDKAASSSKVASNIPSCFDFEEEEDVQQQEGQNGLSYRRGTNTNRPDVNGKGPAEEDILERNEEQPVDEDELEDNVSYDYAFKGFEDVHKPTIEEGKQTLEEAHREPDVEPEPWQQVAAYAEEPDEAIPEDDPEDEAGDHMFLPIKEPQKRIFKSRNKSTMACPPDEELPASMTSTLPSAHEDELTAPMSYSPLQEANCVRTPLSNHETGRAISANNSNPYSSKGVLGDSMTRKRRNKSKTESSRRPSQRSRPMTRQQTPSREHEELSNHSSSSSSGSSRSSSSSSSSSSNTSSSSSSSDSHGIGTLSSEPSSSNSCSIASNIAVISAEEAQELQRSASGAGLIHAAIVDATQPVQRGGVLILEDIRLPNLYEPSSLQSSDSNGSRRTNSHPPDEGDEQSQDLADQPGTNDEDRDVEHLLDDAEPMEQGAAEDDQAAEDDQSAEDDQQEKEQEPDQKSEGKQESEADNDLNRLSPIPEVRYQLQPGINGNRQTNSHPLDEGDEQSQDLADQPETNDEDRDVEHMIDDAAPMEQGVEEDEQAAEDDQAAEDDQSAEDDEQEKEQELDQKSEGKPESEADNDLDRLSPIPEVHYQLQPGELLLIQREQEAVLRQYEADVPVPSGRGAEKCRQDRARLSRTMSFPEESGVHESELDGTLLAASSSEEQERDGEPNETGVGSEDVQSTAMAVDEEEASDDRGFQMSMDMDIALDAVELVMPVSLLQTSRRPASYPQVTPLATTQSAIGLNRPTRHLSCARALSDEDMAKAHQQLVDLREQQRLCFTPPSPPAVLTPPATLLQASGQRKERRRSKNAPSDHAESGSRSEGGEESSSDAKDGQESPENPPQLCAGRICAVMTRPIPGYSHTFMLCALNNNNFTPLNNVALYLDNEKNHLVPVPREKLLEPPRLADGHPLSAVFADIDFLGEDAVAQVVEPSEAEAEAEMVMEMEMETEQELVQDQVSPRQLSPQMLLSEADNEYNNENDVEAVDAMGIMTPLSQVAEGGALAVAGSYVNEEEELSLHGEQLIGQIMQLNVNGFHLQLDTSMLFSMAEQPDTCIEVNVTDSGSSTSAAGGSMTAMLNARDILHAAEAYLQERDLRLVNVENMTLDDAEGDVSTADLAVPPGPDLLSQALVGSQVVDESEFVNAANAGVGILHIDTRNGPGLLHMGNDEPGSVVFISHPMPTQNVHLTPPITARTNETNALLDQTPIMSTLESPRGMQLRRVSPLVEGNLEDSLAVIGVTNGSGVPTSLELPITVTNPAIASRMGAPVAEMLQFAPFQ from the exons ATGCCGCGCTTTCGCAACGAGACACCGGAGCAGCCGCAGTACAGCGATGGCGAAGTGGTCTGGGTAAAGATCCACAACACCGAGATCTGGTGGCCCGGCGAAGTGACCTCGTCGCAGGACTTTCGGTTCGTGAACACCACGCGCCCGCCGTACGCAGTTGTGGCGTTTTTCAACGAGAAAACCTT CGAGCAAGTGAGTTCCCCGAAGCTGATTTACCCCTTCGAGTGCGAGCACAAGGAGGAGTTCATTAAGCGCGGCAAAA AGAAAGCCGAAGGGATCCACATGTCCGACAAGTTCTCAGACGACGTGGCGATCGCCGAATCGCGTAGCGGTCGCGTCTATCGCTCATCGATGTCATCCCTAGAGGAGTTCTTAAAGGGACCCGCCCCTCGCCCGGAAAGCATTATCAAGGCCTGGTATTCGagcaatagcaacagcagcggcgtGCAGAGCAGCAATGCGTGCAGCAGCGGAGTGCCTTCGGCAGCGGGTCGA AAGGAGTCCACGTTCCACATCATGGACCTCGGGCGCTGCTCTGCAATTCCGCCCCGTGACGATGAGTTCGAGTGCACCATGTGCGACTTTCACACCAAAAGCATGAGCGTCCTGCTCATCCACCGTCGCAAGCACATGGAGTCGAGAAGCAGCTATCGCAGcttcagcagcaacagcaccaccTATACGGCCACCAGTCCGGCCACCAGAACGGACACCAGAACGGCCAGCAGAACAGCCAGCAGAACGGCCAGCAGAACGGCCACGAGTCCGGCCACCAGTCCACGAAGAGCTTCGCGTCGTGCCCACACCATCGTTCACGAAGTGAACGCCCGAAAGAGCCGGAACAACCCAGTGCGCTGCAGCTCGCGCCACGTGTCCATTATGATTGACGTTCCGCTGACAAACGAGGAGCATGAGAAGGTGATGAGCATCGTTGACCAAACGTTGGCCAGCATCGAGCTGGTAGTGGGCTCCAATGCTGGCAGCTCCGCGGGCTCCGCTTCAGAGTCTGCCCCCACGCGAAAGAGCTCCTCCGCGTCGTCGCAGGCGCCCGCTGCGGTGAACACGCGACGCAGAACTGCGAGCACTCGAGATCCGCGTAGCCAGCGCTCAAACCAACTGCGTGCCACCATGCCCGCTCCACAGTCGCCGCCGGCAAAGCAACGTCGTCTCACACGCTCCATGAGCAGGCGTCTGCAAGGTGCCTCGCCAGTTGCCGTCTCTTCGGAGATTCTGCCGCCACCCGTGCAGGTAAATTCGCGTCGTAATGCACGCAGACGCTGCACACTGGCTGCCACCACTAGTGCGCCAGTTACTCCGCCCAGACGGGGCCATCCCTTACGGAAAACGATGACGACATCGCCATCGAGCACCGTCTCGCCTCGAAGCGCAGGTCGGCGCAAGCAACCGTTCTCAAGGGCTAGAACGACCGTAACTGGTGATGCGCATATTTCTACTGCGCTCTCTAGGACTAGAATGACCGTAGCTGGTGATGCGCATATTTCTCCTGCGCTCCTCACATCGCCTTCAATCAATCGTGCCGCAGGTGACAAAATTGAATCGGAAAAACAGGCGGCAGAGCCCAATCTGCCCATCAGTCCATCGCCAGAGCCAACGTCATCAATGGCTGACATCGCACAGCCGAATCAGAATCTCCAGCATATGCAGAGCAGCATTGACGCCTCCAAGCAGCTGCAGCTAAGTCTGATGGCGGAGTGGGGTGACGACGAGACGGACGAGTCGATGGAGGAGCCACCGCAGCCGGTTGAGAAGGAAACCAAAATCGTGAAATCACTGCCGGCGGCAGAGCAACATGCGGATGAGGAAGaacaggagcaggagaagACTGACGGCGGTGCTGCCAAAAAGCGCATACGCAACATACCAAAGAAGGATCGGCGCGACGTAGTCGTGCAGGAATTCGACGTGCAGGACAGCCAGCAAGACCTCGATGACCCGGAGGTTGACGAGCCGATTTTAATTCAGGATAGCGATGCCAGCTCCAACGGCAGCGTCGTATTCGTGGAAGACGAGCCGAGGCAGCGCGGACGGGGAGTTTATTCGCAATCCAATGGCAATGTCAATGTCAGTGATAAGGCCGCCTCCTCGTCGAAGGTGGCCAGCAACATCCCGTCCTGCTTTGACttcgaggaggaggaagatGTACAGCAGCAGGAGGGCCAGAATGGTCTAAGCTATAGGCGCGGAACAAATACCAATCGTCCTGATGTCAACGGCAAAGGACCCGCTGAGGAGGACATACTCGAGAGGAATGAGGAGCAACCTGTCGATGAGGACGAGCTTGAGGACAACGTCTCCTACGATTATGCCTTCAAGGGTTTTGAAGATGTCCACAAACCGACAATCGAGGAAGGCAAGCAGACTCTAGAGGAGGCACACCGTGAGCCTGATGTGGAGCCCGAGCCGTGGCAGCAGGTAGCAGCCTATGCCGAGGAGCCTGATGAAGCGATTCCCGAGGACGACCCTGAGGACGAGGCGGGAGATCACATGTTCCTGCCCATCAAGGAGCCTCAAAAACGCATCTTTAAGTCACGAAACAAATCAACAATGGCATGTCCTCCTGACGAGGAGCTACCAGCCTCCATGACTTCCACGTTGCCAAGCGCCCACGAAGATGAGCTGACTGCGCCCATGTCTTATAGTCCTCTCCAGGAGGCGAATTGCGTCAGAACACCGCTTTCAAATCACGAAACGGGCAGGGCCATCAGcgccaacaacagcaaccCATATAGCAGCAAGGGAGTGCTGGGTGACAGCATGACAAGGAAGCGCCGCAACAAATCCAAGACTGAATCGTCCCGTCGCCCGTCACAACGCTCCAGGCCAATGACACGTCAGCAGACTCCCTCGCGCGAGCACGAGGAGCTGAGcaaccacagcagcagcagcagcagcggaagcagcagaagcagcagcagcagcagtagcagcagcagcaacacgagCAGCTCAAGCTCTAGCTCGGACTCGCACGGTATCGGAACACTGTCCTCGGAGCCGAGCTCCAGCAACAGCTGCTCCATAGCCTCCAACATTGCAGTGATCTCGGCAGAAGAGGCGCAAGAGCTGCAGCGGTCCGCCTCCGGCGCCGGTCTCATCCACGCCGCCATCGTTGACGCCACGCAACCGGTGCAGCGTGGTGGCGTGCTTATCCTAGAGGATATTAGGCTGCCGAACTTGTATGAACCCTCTAGCCTGCAGTCATCGGACAGCAATGGCAGCCGCCGGACGAACTCACACCCGCCGGATGAGGGCGACGAACAGTCGCAAGACCTGGCAGATCAGCCGGGAACAAACGATGAAGACCGGGATGTGGAGCATTTGCTTGATGACGCAGAGCCAATGGAGCAAGGGGCGGCAGAGGATGACCAGGCGGCAGAGGATGACCAGTCGGCAGAGGACGACCagcaggagaaggagcaggagccgGACCAAAAGTCGGAGGGTAAGCAGGAGTCCGAGGCAGACAACGACTTGAACCGCTTGTCTCCGATCCCCGAAGTCCGTTATCAGCTGCAGCCTG GCATCAATGGCAACCGCCAGACGAACTCACACCCGCTGGATGAGGGCGACGAACAGTCGCAAGACCTGGCAGATCAGCCGGAAACAAACGATGAAGACCGGGATGTGGAGCATATGATTGATGACGCAGCGCCAATGGAGCAAGGGGTGGAAGAGGACGAGCAGGCGGCAGAGGATGACCAGGCGGCAGAGGATGACCAGTCGGCAGAGGACGACGAGCAGGAGAAGGAACAGGAGCTGGACCAAAAGTCGGAGGGTAAGCCGGAGTCCGAGGCAGACAACGACTTGGACCGCTTGTCTCCGATCCCTGAAGTCCACTACCAGCTGCAGCCTGGCGAGTTGCTGCTTATTCAGCGCGAACAGGAGGCCGTACTGCGCCAGTACGAGGCCGACGTGCCCGTGCCCAGTGGTCGTGGTGCAGAGAAGTGTCGCCAGGACCGCGCGCGCTTGAGCCGAACAATGTCATTCCCCGAAGAATCAGGCGTACACGAGTCAGAGTTGGATGGCACGCTGCTGGCCGCGTCGTCATCAGAGGAGCAAGAACGGGATGGGGAACCGAACGAGACTGGGGTCGGCTCCGAAGACGTACAGTCCACAGCAATGGCTGTGGATGAAGAAGAAGCATCTGACGACAGGGGGTTCCAGATGTCAATGGACATGGACATCGCACTGGATGCCGTGGAGCTGGTAATGCCGGTTTCATTGCTGCAGACCTCCCGCCGTCCTGCCAGCTACCCGCAAGTCACTCCACTGGCGACCACCCAGTCGGCCATTGGCTTAAATCGGCCCACCAGGCATTTAAGCTGCGCCCGAGCCCTGAGCGATGAGGACATGGCCAAGGCCCACCAGCAGCTGGTGGATCTGCGCGAGCAGCAGCGCCTCTGCTTCACCCCGCCATCGCCGCCCGCGGTCCTGACTCCGCCTGCAACACTGCTGCAGGCCAGTGGCCAGAGAAAGGAGCGTCGCCGCTCCAAGAACGCACCAAGTGACCACGCGGAGAGCGGCTCCCGCAGCGAAGGCGGCGAGGAATCGTCAAGCGACGCCAAGGATGGTCAGGAGAGTCCCGAGAAC CCGCCACAACTGTGCGCTGGACGCATCTGCGCGGTGATGACTCGACCGATCCCGGGCTACAGCCACACCTTCATGCTGTGCGCgctgaacaacaacaactttaCGCCCCTGAACAACGTGGCGCTGTACCTGGACAACGAAAAGAACCACCTGGTGCCGGTGCCGCGGGAGAAACTGTTGGAGCCGCCGCGCCTTGCCGACGGCCATCCGCTGTCCGCCGTCTTTGCGGACATTGACTTTCTGGGCGAAGACGCGGTGGCCCAGGTGGTGGAGCCATCGGAGGCGGAGGCTGAGGCGGAGATGGTGATGGAGATGGAAATGGAGACTGAGCAGGAACTCGTCCAGGATCAAGTGTCGCCGCGCCAACTGTCGCCGCAAATGTTGCTAAGCGAGGCCGATAATGAGTACAATAACGAGAACGACGTTGAGGCTGTGGACGCGATGGGCATCATGACACCACTCAGCCAGGTGGCCGAGGGAGGCGCCTTGGCAGTCGCCGGCAGCTACGTGAACGAGGAGGAGGAACTGTCTCTGCACGGGGAACAACTAATTGGCCAAATAATGCAGCTGAACGTTAACGGGTTCCACTTGCAGCTGGATACCTCGATGCTATTCAGCATGGCAGAGCAGCCGGACACCTGCATCGAGGTGAACGTCACGGATTCGGGATCCAGCACATCTGCTGCCGGTGGCAGCATGACAGCCATGCTTAACGCTCGCGACATCCTACATGCGGCAGAGGCATACCTGCAGGAGCGCGATCTGCGGCTGGTCAACGTGGAGAACATGACGCTGGACGACGCGGAGGGCGATGTGTCAACAGCCGATCTGGCTGTGCCCCCCGGCCCTGATCTGCTCTCCCAAGCGCTGGTCGGCAGCCAGGTCGTGGACGAATCGGAATTCGTGAACGCAGCCAACGCTGGCGTTGGCATACTTCACATCGATACTCGCAACGGCCCTGGCCTACTGCATATGGGCAACGACGAGCCGGGCAGCGTGGTGTTCATTTCGCATCCCATGCCTACGCAGAATGTCCACCTCACGCCGCCGATCACGGCGCGCACCAACGAGACAAACGCGCTGCTCGACCAGACGCCCATCATGTCCACGCTGGAGAGTCCCAGAGGCATGCAGCTGCGCCGCGTTTCGCCGCTGGTCGAGGGCAACCTGGAGGACAGTCTGGCCGTGATCGGCGTGACGAACGGCAGCGGCGTGCCCACCTCGCTGGAACTGCCCATAACCGTGACCAATCCGGCCATCGCATCCCGTATGGGGGCGCCCGTCGCCGAAATGCTGCAGTTCGCTCCTTTCCAGTAG